One Mycolicibacterium fallax genomic window, CAGCAGCCGGATCTGCAGCGCCTGTTCGACCGGGAACGACAGCCGGGAGCCGTTGTACCAGGTCTGCTCGAACAGCGCCTTCGCCGCGGCGACCGCATCCGGGGATCGTTCCCGCACCGTCGCGATCAGCTCGTCGGCCGCCGCCTGCGGATCGTCGGAGACCCCGGAGACCAGGCCCCACTGCAGCGCCTGCGCGGCGTCGAAGGTTTCGCCGGTCATGGTCAGCCGCTTGGCGACGTCGATGGTGGTCAGCTCGGCGATGCTGGCCGACAGCGACATGTCCGGGATCAGGCCCCAGCGCGATTCCATGATGGAGAAGTCGGCGTCGGTGGCCGCGAACCGGAAGTCCGCGCCGAGCGCGATCTGGATGCCGCCGCCGTAGCAGTGCCCGGTCACCACCGCGATCACCGGGACCCCGACGCTGCGCCAGGCCCAGCCTGCGGCCTGAAAATTGTTCGCCGCGGTCTGCCGCTTGGGGATCAGGTTGCGCATGATGCGGCCGCGTTCCTTGCTCGCCGAGGCGAAATCCAGTCCGGAGCAGAAGGATTCGCCGACCCCGCGCAGGACCACGGCGCGCAGTGACCGATCCTTGGCGGCCCGATCGGCGGCCTTGGCCAGATGGTCGATCATGTCGAGGGTCAGCGCGTTGTGCTTCTCCGGCCGATTCAGCCGAACGTGCGCGACGTCGCCGATCACCTCGTAGTCAATGTTGGTCATCGCACCAGTGTTGGCCATCGCTCCGGTGTTCGCCACCGCACCGGTGTTCGCCACCGCACCGGTGTTCGCCAAACGCCGTCGCGGGGCTAGATGTGCTTCTTGCGGCGCAGCGGCGTGGGCGTGACGGTGCCCGGCGCGAGCCGCCGGGCCGACACCAGGAACGCGGTGTGCCCGCGCATGTTGTGTTGCGGGCGGACCGCCAGGCCGACGACATCCCAGCCGCGCTGCAGGGTCTCCCAGGACCGCGGCTCGGTCCAGCACTGCTGCTCGCGCAGCGCCTCCACCACCCGCGACAGCTGGGTCACCGTCGCCACGTAGACGATCAGCACCCCGCCGGGCACCAGCGCCTTGGCGACGAGGTCGAGTACCTCCCAGGGCGCCAGCATGTCCAGCACCACCCGGTCGGCCTGCGGTCCGTCGTAGTCGGCCAGGTCGGCGATCACCAGGTCCCAGTTGTCCGGGCGCTCGCCGAAGAAGGTGTCCACGTTGCGGGCGGCGTGCACGGCGTGGTCGTCGCGCACCTCATAGGAGATCACCCGGCCGGTGGGTCCGACCGCGCGCAGCAGCGAGCAGGTCAGCGCCCCGGAGCCGGCGCCGGCCTCCAGCACCGTCGCACCGGGGAAGATGTCGCCCTCGTGGACGATCTGGGCGGCGTCCTTGGGGTAGATGACCTGGGCGCCGCGCGGCATGGACAGCACGTAGTCGATCAGCAGCGGGCGCAGCACCAGAAACGGGTCACCGTTGGTGGAGTTCACCACCGACCCCTCCGGCAGCCCGATCACCGCGTCGTAGGCGACGGCGCCGCGGTGGGTGTGGAACTCCCCGCCGGGGGTGAGCACCATCGTGTAATGACGCCCCTTGGCGTCGGTCAGCTGTACCCGGTCGCCCACCTGGAACGGACCCGTTTTCTCGGACACAACCGATCAGCCTGCCATGCCGGGGCGCCGCCGCCACACGGTGGCGGTCCGCCCCGTAGATTGGCCTGTCAGAAAGCCAGCGAGGAGCCCGCGTTGACCGACTGCTACTACCACCGGCTCGATGCCGCCGCCGACGGCGCGGTGTTCGCCTCCACCGACCTCACCCGCAGCAACTGGGGACCGCAGATCCAGCACGGCTCGCCGCCGATGGCGTTGCTGACCAAGGCGATCGAGGACCAGCTGGCCGGTTCCGGGCTGCGGATCGGCCGACTGAGCCTGGACATCCTCGGCGCGGTGCCGGTGACCGAGATACTGGTGCGGACCTCGACGCCGCGGCCCGGCCGGCGCATCGCGCTGGTGGCCGCCGAGATGGCCCCGGTCGCCGACCCGGATCGGCCGGTGGCCCGGGTGACCGGGTGGGCGCTGGCCCCCTCCGACACCGTCGAGGCGGCCACCGATCGTCATCCCGCGCTGACCCAGGGCGATGCGCGACCCGCGCCGGACTACTGGTGGACCGACCCGGGCTATCTGAGCTCGGTGCAGTGCCGCTGGGACGACGAGCAGGCCGGCGCCCGGGTGGCGTGGATGCGGTCGACGGTGGGCCTGGTCGATGATGAGCCGACGACGGCGCTGCAGCGGCTGACCATGGTGGTGGACTCGGCCAACGGGATCGGCGCGGCGCTGCGGCCGGACCGGCACATGTTCATGAACACCGACACCGTGGTGCACCTGCACCGGCTGCCGGCCGGCGACGAGTTCGCGATGCGGGCCCGCGCCTCGATCGGCCCGGACGGCATCGGGGTGACCACCGCCGAGCTGTTCGACCACGACGGGTTCATCGGAACCTCGGCGCAGACGCTGCTGGTGCAGGCGCGGTAGTCCGGCAGGGCCCGCCAGTCCGGCAGCCCGGCAGGGCCCGGCAGTCCGGCAGGGCCCGGCAGTCCGGCAGCCCCGGCAGTCCTAGAGCACCGCGGTCAGCGCCGCGATGCCCAGGCCGGCGCCGATCGCGACCAGCCCCTCCACCGCGGCCACCACGAACTCCCGGCGGTGCGCCACCAGCCGGCAACGCACACTGTGGCTGACGGTGGTGGCCAGCGCCGCCCCGAGCAGGCCGGCGCCCAGCCCGCTCCAGGGATAACCCCAGGCGGTGCCGAGGGCGGCGCCGGCAAATGCGCCGGTGGCCAGCCGGGTGGCGTACAGCGTCGTGGTGGTGCGGTCCGGGATGCGGGCGAGCAGGTCACTGATCAACTCGACGGCGGCCAGCAGGGTCAGCAGCGCGACGGTGATGACCTGGCCGAGCCAGGACGCCCAGGTGTCGTCGAAGTTCAGCCAGTGCAGCGCCGCGGCCCAGGCCACCGCCGCCGGTGCCGTGAATGCCCGCAGACCAGCGACCATGCCGATCAGCAGAGCGAGCAGCAGCACCAGCGAATGCACCATGCCCGGACGTTAACACGCCGGAGCCCGCCGACCGCCGCGGTGGAAAGGGGTGGGCGGCCTGCGCCGAGGCCCCAGCCGTCCGGCGGGCTCAGAACCGGCAGAACCGGATGTCGGAGGCCAGAATCGCCTTGGCGCCGATGGCGGCCAGCTCGTCCATGGTCGAGTTGACGCTCTTGCGCGGCACCAGCGCGCGCACCGCGACCCAGTCCGGGTCGGCCAGCGGCGCGATCGTCGGTGACTCCAGGCCGGGGGTCACCGCGGTGGCCGCCGCCAGCACCGAGCGCGGGCAGTCGTAGTCCAGCATCAGGTACTGCTGACCGAACACCACACCCTGCACCCGGGCCGCCAGCTGGTCGCGGGCCGGGTCCGCCTCGATGCCGGCCCGTTCGATGAGCACCGCCTCCGAATCGCACAGCGACCCACCGAAGGCCACCAGATTGTGCAGCCGCAGCGTGCGGCCGGAACCCACCACGTCGGCGATCGCGTCGGCCACCCCCAGCTGGATGGAGATCTCCACCGCGCCGTCGAGGCGGATCACGGTGGCCTCGATGCCCCGGGCGGCCAGGTCGTTGCGCACCAGGTTCGGGTAGGCGGTGGCGATCCGCTGGCCGGCCAGGTCGGCCACCGTCCAGTCCCGGCCCACCGGCGCGGCGTAGCGGAAGGTCGAGGAGCCGAACCCCAGTGCCAGCCGCTCGTGCACCGGTGCGCAGGATTCGGCCGCCAGGTCGCGGCCGGTGATGCCGAAGTCCAGCTGCCCGGAGCCGACGTAGATCGCGATGTCCTTGGGCCGCAGGAAGAAGAACTCGACGTTGTTCGCCGGGTCCACCACCGTCAGATCCTTGGGGTCGGTGCGGCGCCGGTAACCGGCCTCGGACAGGATCTCGGCGGCCGATTCGCTCAGTGCGCCCTTGTTGGGCACCGCTACCCGCAACATGGTGTTCACAGCTTCCGGTAGACGTCGTCAAGGGTCAGGCCGCGGGCCAGCATCAGCACCTGCGTCCAATACAGCAGCTGGCTGATCTCGCCGGCGAGCTCGTCGTCGCTCTCATGCTCGGCGGCGATCCAGACCTCGCCGGCCTCCTCCAGGATCTTCTTGCCGACGGTGTGCACGCCGGCCTCCAGCGCCGCAACGGTGGCACTGCCCGCGGGGCGGTCTTTCGCCCGCTGCGCCAGCTCGGCGAACAGGTCCTCGAAGGTCTTCACGGGTACCGATTGTTTCATGTGCCGGTCGGCGTCCCGACGGCGCTCGACGGTCAGTCGGTCAGCAGCTCGGCGTGCATGTCCTCCAGTGACACGCCCTTGGTCTCGCGCACGTACCTCCAGACGAAGACAAACGACAGCGCCGCGCAGATCGCGTAGAAGCCGTAGGCGCCGCCGAGGAAGTCACGCAGGCCGGGGAAGGTGGTGGTGATGATGGCGTTGGCCACCCACTGCGCGGAGGCCGCCAGGCCCAGCGCCGCGGCCCGGATCCGGTTCGGGAACATCTCACCGAGCAGCACCCAGACCACCGGGCCCCAGGACATCCCGAACGCCACGACGAACAGGTTCGCCGCGACCAGCGCGACGATTCCGGTGGCCCCGGGCAGGCTGACGGACCCGTCCGCCGCGGTTTCGGCGAAGAACCCGAAGACGGCGGCCATCACGCCCAGCGACAGCGCCATGCCCGCCGACCCGATCAGCAGCAGCGGCCTGCGGCCGATCTTGTCGATCAGCGCGATCGCGATGAGCGTGGTGACGATGTTCACGATCGAGGTGATGACGGTGATGGTGAACGACGAACTCTCGTCGAAGCCCACCGCCTGCCACAGCACGTTGGAGTAGTAGAAGATCACGTTGATGCCGACGAACTGCTGGAACATCGACAGCCCGACGCCGACCCAGACAATGCCGTAGAGCCCGCCCGCCGGCTTGCGCAGGTCACGCCAGGTCGGCGGCCGGTCGGCGGCCAGCGACTCCTGGATCCGGCTGATGGTCAGCTCCAGGTTCTTCTCCCCCAGCAGCATGGTGAGCACCGTGCGCGCCTCCGGGATCCGGAACTTGGCCACCAGATAGCGGGGCGACTCGGGAATCGTGTAGGACAGCCCGCCGTAGACGATCGCCGGCACCGCCATCATCAGGAACATCCATCGCCAGGCCTCCAGGCCCAGCCACAACTCCTCGCCGGATCCGCCGGCCAGGTGCGCCAGTGCGGCGTCGATGGCCAGCGAGATGAAGATGCCGCTGACGATCGCCAGTTGCTGCAGCGAGCCGAGCCGGCCGCGGATGTGCGGCGGTGAGGTCTCGGCGATGTAGGCCGGTGCGATCACCGAGGCCACCCCGACGCCCAGTCCCCCGACGACCCGGAACAGGCCGAACACCCAGACGTCGTGGGACAGCCCGGTGCCAAAGGCGCTGAGCAGGAACAGCAGCGCGGCGATCTTCATCACCGACAGCCGGCCGATCCGGTCGGCCAGCCGGCCGGCGACCATCGCACCGGCGGCCGCGCCGAGCAGCGCGGCCGCCACCGCGATGCCGACCGCAAGGTTGCCGATCTCGAACTTCCTCTGCACGGCGTCGACGGCACCGTTGATCACCGCGCTGTCGTAGCCGAACAGCAGGCCGCCGAGCGCGGCAACCGCGGCGATCCGCACCACCCGCCCCGAACCGGGCTCGGCCGCACCGTAGTCGGCGTACTCCTCGCTACCTACCGGACCGTGGGACATCACCGGTGCCTTTCGCCGCGCTGCCTGACCCGTCTCAGGGTAGTGAGTCCGCGCGCGCCGGTAGGGGTTATTGCGCGCCCGGCGCCCCGCGGCTTTCACAGCCCGGCGTGGATGTCGCGCAGGTCGGCGACGGTCAGGCCGAGCAACGATTCGGTGAAGGCCCGCCGCGGCGCCGGCGGCACCCGCACCGCGTTGGGGATCACCAGCACCGCGCAGCCGGCCAGCTGCGCCGACGTCGACCCGGTGACCGAGTCCTCGACGGCCAGGCAGTCGCCCGGGGCCACCCCCAGCAGTTCGGCGGCGCGCAGGTAGGGGTCGGGCGCCGGCTTGCCGCGGGGCACCTCGTCACCACACACCGTCACCGAAAAGTATTGCCGACCAATGCTGTTGAGCGCCTTCTCGGCGAGATCGCGCTGGGTGTTGGTGACCAGCGCGGTCGGTACCCGCGCCGCGGTCAGCTCCGCCAGGATGGCCTCGGCACCCGGGCACCACGGCAGGCCGGCCTCAAACAGTTCACCGACGTAGCCGTGCACCCAGTCGGCGGTGCGGGCCATCTCGGTGGCGTCGGGATCCAGGCCGAGGTCGGCGTAGAGGATCTGCATCAGCGAGTCGCTGGACCCGCCGACGGTGGACTCGCGGACCTGCGCGGTGAGCACCCGGTCGTGTTGCCGGTAGAGCTCCTCGACCGCCAGGTCCCACAGCTTTTCGGAGTCCACCAGGGTGCCGTCCATGTCCCAGAGCACCGCGCGCAGGCCCACCCTCAGTCCTCCGGGTTGTAGCCGAGGCTGGAGCTCAGCCAGCGCTCGGCCTCGGCCAGGGTCCAGCCCTTGCGCTTGGCGTAGTCGGCGACCTGGTCCTGGGCCATCCGGCCGACGACGAAGTACTGCGACTGCGGGTGCGCGAAGTACCAGCCGCTCACCGCGGCACCGGGCCACATCGCCATCGAGTCGGTCAGCTCGATGCCGGTGCGCTCCTGCACGTCCATCAGCGCCCAGATGGTGGTCTTCTCGGTGTGTTCGGGGCAGGCCGGATAGCCCGGGGCCGGCCGGATTCCGACGTAGCGCTCGCCGATCAGCGCGTCGTTGTCGAGCTGCTCGTCGGGCTGATTCGCCCAGAACTCGGTGCGGACCCGCTGGTGCATCCGCTCGGCGAACGCCTCGGCGAGCCGGTCGGCCAGCGATTCCAGCAGGATCGCGCTGTAGTCGTCCAGCGCCTCCTTGAACTCCATGATCTTGGCGGTGCTGCCCAGGCCCGCGGTGACCGCGAAGGCCCCGACGTAGTCGGCCAGCCCGGTGTCCTTGGGCGCGATGTAGTCACCGAGCGAGCGGTTCGGGATGCCCTCGCGGTGCTCGCCCTGCTGGCGCAGGTTGTGCAGCGTGGTGCGCACCTCGGTGCGGGTGTCGTCGGTGTAGACCTCGATGTCGTCGCCGACGGCGTTGGCCGGGAAGAAGCCGATCACCCCGTTGGCGGTCAGCCACTTCTCCCGGATCAGGGTGTCCAGCATGTCCTGGGCCTCGTCGTACAGCTTGCGGGCGGTCTCGCCGGTCGCCGGGTTGTTGAGGATGTCGGGGAACCGACCCTTCATCTCCCAGGCGTTGAAAAACGGCTGCCAGTCGATGTATTCGCGCAGCTCGGCCAGGTCGTAGTCGAGGAACTCCCACACCCCGGTGCCGATGGCCGGCGCCGGCGGGGTGTAGCCGTCCCAGTCGATCGGGGTCCGGTTGGCCCGCGCCTTCTCCAGGGTCAGCATCGGCCGCTCGTTCTTCTGCGCGTGCCGTTCCCGCAGCGCCGCATAGTCTTTCGCGGTCTCCTCCAGCAGCGCCGGGCGCTGCCGGTCATCGAGCAGCGCGGCGGCCACCGGCACCGAGCGGGAGGCGTCCTTGACCCAGACCACCGGGCCGGCCCGGCGCGGCGCGATCTTCACCGCGGTGTGCGCGCGCGAGGTGGTCGCCCCGCCGATCAGCAGCGGGATCTCCAGGCCCTCGCGCTCCATTTCGGCGGCGAAGTTGACCATCTCGTCCAGCGACGGGGTGATCAGGCCGGACAGTCCGATGATGTCGGCGTCGTGTTCGGCAGCGGCGGCCAGGATCTTGGCGGCCGGCACCATCACCCCGAGGTCGATCACGGTGTAGTTGTTGCACTGCAGGACCACCCCGACAATGTTCTTGCCGATGTCGTGGACGTCGCCCTTGACCGTCGCCATCACGATGGTGCCGTTGCTGCGGTCGACGTCGCCGGGTTGCTTCTCGGCCTCGATGTAGGGCAGCAGGTAGGCGACGGCCTTCTTCATCACCCGCGCGGACTTGACCACCTGGGGCAGGAACATCTTGCCCGCCCCGAACAGGTCGCCGACGACGTTCATGCCGTCCATCAGCGGGCCTTCGATCACCTCGATCGGGCGCCCGCCCGCCGCGGCGATCTCCGCGCGCAGCTGCTCGGTGTCCGCGTCGACGTGCGCGTCGATGCCCTTGACCAGGGCGTGGGTGATTCGCTCGCGGACCGGCAGGTCGCGCCACTGGGCGGCGGCCGGGTCTTCCGAGGCCTGGCCCTTGCTGTTGAACCGTTCGGCGATCTCCAGCAGCCGTTCGGCCGCATCCGCGCGCCGGTTGAGCACCACGTCCTCGATGCGGTCCCGCAGTTCCGGGTCGATCGAGTCGTACGGGACCAGCGCGCCGGCGTTCACGATGCCCATGTCCAGGCCGGCCTTGATGGCGTGGAACAGGAACACCGCGTGGATCGCCTCGCGGACCGGGTTGTTGCCGCGGAACGAGAACGACACGTTCGAGATGCCGCCGGAGATGTGCACGCCCGGCAGGTTCTCCTTGATCCAGGCGCAGGCCTGGATGAAGTCCAGGCCGTAGTTGGCGTGTTCCTCGATGCCGGTGGCCAGCGCGAAGCAGTTCGGGTCGAAGATGATGTCCTCGGCCGGGAAGCCGACCTGCTCGGTGAGCACCCGGTAGGCGCGACCGCAGATGTCCTTGCGGCGCTGCAGATTATCGGCCTGGCCCTGCTCGTCGAAGGCCATCACGACGACGGCGGCACCGTACTTGCGGCACAGCCGGGCCTCCCGGATGAACTTCTCCTCGCCCTCCTTCATGGAGATCGAGTTGACGATCGGCTTGCCCTGCACGTTCTTCAGGCCGGTCTCCAGGACCTCCCACTTGGAGGAGTCGATCATCACCGGGACCCGGCTGATGTCCGGCTCGCCGGCGATCAGCTTGGTGAACCGGTCCATCGCGGCGACGCCGTCGATCATCCCCTCGTCCATGTTGATGTCGATGACCTGGGCGCCGACCTCGACCTGCTGCAGCGCGACCGACAGCGCGGTGTCGTAGTCGGCGGCCTTGATCAGGTTGCGGAACCGGGCCGAGCCGGTGATGTTGGTGCGCTCACCGATGTTCACGAACAGCGAGTCGTCGGTGATGTTGAGCGGCTCCAGACCGGCCAGCCGGGTGGCGACCGGGATCTGCGGCACCTGCCGCGGTGCCTTGCCCTCGACGACCGCGGCGATCGCGGCGATGTGCGCCGGCGCGGTCCCGCAGCAGCCGCCGACCAGGTTGACCAGCCCCTCGTCGGCGAACTCCGCGAGGTAGCCGGCCTGATGTTCCGGGGACTCGTCGTACTCACCGAAGGCGTTGGGCAGCCCGGCATTCGGGTAGCAGGACACGAAGGTGTCCGCGATGCGCGCCACCTCGGCGATGTAGGGCCGCATCTCCGGTGCGCCCAGCGCGCAGTTCAGGCCCACCGCAATGGGTTTGGCGTGCCGGATCGAGTTCCAGAACGCCTCGGTGACCTGCCCGGACAGCGTGCGCCCGGACGCGTCGGTGATGGTGCCGGAGATGATCACCGGCCAGCGCCTGCCGCGCTGCTCGAACAGTGTCTCCACGGCGAACACCGCCGCCTTGGCGTTCAGCGTGTCGAAGATCGTCTCGACGATGAGCAGGTCGGCGCCGCCGTCGACCAGACCGGCCGCGGCGTCCAGGTAGGCGGCGACCAGTTGGTCGTAGGACACGTTGCGGGCCGCGGGGTCGTTGACGTCCGGGGAGATCGAGGCGGTGCGGGTGGTGGGCCCCAGCGCACCGGCGACGTAGCGCGGCTTGTCGGCGGTGCTGATCTCGTCGCAGGCCGCGCGGGCCAGCGCGGCACCGGCATAGTTGAGTTCGTAGCTCAGCTCCGCCATGCCGTAGTCCGACAGGGAGATCGCGTTCGCGTTGAAGGTGTTGGTCTCCAGGATGTCCGCGCCGGCCTGCAGGTACTCGCGGTGGATCTCGGCGATGATGTGCGGCTGGGTCAGGGTGAGCAGATCGTTGTTGCCGATCAGATCGCTGGGCCAGTCGGAGAACCGCTCGCCCCGGTAGCCGGCCTCGTCGGGCCGGTCCCGCTGGATCGCCGTGCCCATCGCGCCGTCGATCACCAGGATCCGCCGGCGCAGCGCCGCGGTCAGCTCCTCGGTGCAGTCCGGTCGGACGTTGGGCACCAAGGGGTTCGGCTCGGTGGCGTTCGGCCCGGTGGTGTTCGGTCCGGTGGCGTCCGGCTCAGCGGCGTCCGGCTCAGCGGCGTTCGAATCAGCGGCGTTCGAATCAACGACGTTCACGTGCTTCCTCCCTGACGGAAGGCGTCCTTGACTCTGCCGAGCGTGGCGGATACCGCGATCCGTTGCAACGCCTCTCGACCGATCGAGTCTACGTGGCCGCCCGATCCGGCCGTCCGCCCGGCCGTGAGCTGGAACTTCGCGTCGTTGCGCACCACCGTGGGGCGCAGATCGTAGGCTGGACGGGTGCCCCAGACGGACCTCGGCGACCTGCCCGAACTCCACGACACCGTCGTCGTGGTGGCCTTTGAGGGCTGGAACGACGCCGGCGATGCCGCCACCGATGCCGTCGAACACCTGGACACCCTCTGGAGTGCCCGGCCGCTGGTCGACATCGACGACGAGTCGTTCTACGACTACCAGGTGAACCGGCCGGTGATCCGCCAGATCGACGGGGTGACCAGGGAAATCCTGTGGCCCTCGATGCGGGTGTCGCACTGCCGTCCGCCGGGCACCGAGCGCGACGTCGTGCTGATGAGCGGCGTGGAACCGAACATGCGCTGGCGGACCTTCTGCGCCCAGCTGCTCGACATCGTCAACGCCGTCCACGCCGACACCGTCGTCATTCTCGGCGCGCTGCTGGCCGACACCCCGCACACCCGCCCGGTCCCGGTGTCCGGCGCCGCGTATTCGCCGGAGTCGGCCAAGCACTTCGGGCTGGAGGAGACCCGCTACGAGGGCCCGACCGGCATCACCGGGGTGTTCCAGGACGCCTGCGTGGCGGCGGGCATCCCGGCGGTCACGTTCTGGGCGGCGGTCCCGCACTACGTCTCGCAGGCGCCGAGCCCGAAGGCGACGGTGGCCCTGCTGCGCCGGCTGGAGGAGGTGCTCGACGTCGAGGTGCCGCTCGGTGAACTGCCCGCCCAGGCCGAGGAATGGGAACAGATGGTCACCGAGATGACCTCCGAGGACGACGAGATCGCCGAGTACGTCGCGTCGTTGGAGGAACGCGGTGACGCCGAGGTGGACCTCGGCGAGCAGCTCGGCAAGATCGACGGGGACGCGCTGGCCGCGGAGTTCGAGCGCTACCTGCGGCGCCGACGGCGCTGAGCCGGCAACGG contains:
- a CDS encoding crotonase/enoyl-CoA hydratase family protein, with protein sequence MTNIDYEVIGDVAHVRLNRPEKHNALTLDMIDHLAKAADRAAKDRSLRAVVLRGVGESFCSGLDFASASKERGRIMRNLIPKRQTAANNFQAAGWAWRSVGVPVIAVVTGHCYGGGIQIALGADFRFAATDADFSIMESRWGLIPDMSLSASIAELTTIDVAKRLTMTGETFDAAQALQWGLVSGVSDDPQAAADELIATVRERSPDAVAAAKALFEQTWYNGSRLSFPVEQALQIRLLRGRNHAAARKAGLAKEKPEFTQRQL
- a CDS encoding tRNA (adenine-N1)-methyltransferase, whose product is MSEKTGPFQVGDRVQLTDAKGRHYTMVLTPGGEFHTHRGAVAYDAVIGLPEGSVVNSTNGDPFLVLRPLLIDYVLSMPRGAQVIYPKDAAQIVHEGDIFPGATVLEAGAGSGALTCSLLRAVGPTGRVISYEVRDDHAVHAARNVDTFFGERPDNWDLVIADLADYDGPQADRVVLDMLAPWEVLDLVAKALVPGGVLIVYVATVTQLSRVVEALREQQCWTEPRSWETLQRGWDVVGLAVRPQHNMRGHTAFLVSARRLAPGTVTPTPLRRKKHI
- a CDS encoding thioesterase family protein, translating into MTDCYYHRLDAAADGAVFASTDLTRSNWGPQIQHGSPPMALLTKAIEDQLAGSGLRIGRLSLDILGAVPVTEILVRTSTPRPGRRIALVAAEMAPVADPDRPVARVTGWALAPSDTVEAATDRHPALTQGDARPAPDYWWTDPGYLSSVQCRWDDEQAGARVAWMRSTVGLVDDEPTTALQRLTMVVDSANGIGAALRPDRHMFMNTDTVVHLHRLPAGDEFAMRARASIGPDGIGVTTAELFDHDGFIGTSAQTLLVQAR
- a CDS encoding DUF4126 domain-containing protein — translated: MVHSLVLLLALLIGMVAGLRAFTAPAAVAWAAALHWLNFDDTWASWLGQVITVALLTLLAAVELISDLLARIPDRTTTTLYATRLATGAFAGAALGTAWGYPWSGLGAGLLGAALATTVSHSVRCRLVAHRREFVVAAVEGLVAIGAGLGIAALTAVL
- the hisG gene encoding ATP phosphoribosyltransferase, with protein sequence MLRVAVPNKGALSESAAEILSEAGYRRRTDPKDLTVVDPANNVEFFFLRPKDIAIYVGSGQLDFGITGRDLAAESCAPVHERLALGFGSSTFRYAAPVGRDWTVADLAGQRIATAYPNLVRNDLAARGIEATVIRLDGAVEISIQLGVADAIADVVGSGRTLRLHNLVAFGGSLCDSEAVLIERAGIEADPARDQLAARVQGVVFGQQYLMLDYDCPRSVLAAATAVTPGLESPTIAPLADPDWVAVRALVPRKSVNSTMDELAAIGAKAILASDIRFCRF
- a CDS encoding phosphoribosyl-ATP diphosphatase, with translation MKQSVPVKTFEDLFAELAQRAKDRPAGSATVAALEAGVHTVGKKILEEAGEVWIAAEHESDDELAGEISQLLYWTQVLMLARGLTLDDVYRKL
- a CDS encoding sugar porter family MFS transporter produces the protein MSHGPVGSEEYADYGAAEPGSGRVVRIAAVAALGGLLFGYDSAVINGAVDAVQRKFEIGNLAVGIAVAAALLGAAAGAMVAGRLADRIGRLSVMKIAALLFLLSAFGTGLSHDVWVFGLFRVVGGLGVGVASVIAPAYIAETSPPHIRGRLGSLQQLAIVSGIFISLAIDAALAHLAGGSGEELWLGLEAWRWMFLMMAVPAIVYGGLSYTIPESPRYLVAKFRIPEARTVLTMLLGEKNLELTISRIQESLAADRPPTWRDLRKPAGGLYGIVWVGVGLSMFQQFVGINVIFYYSNVLWQAVGFDESSSFTITVITSIVNIVTTLIAIALIDKIGRRPLLLIGSAGMALSLGVMAAVFGFFAETAADGSVSLPGATGIVALVAANLFVVAFGMSWGPVVWVLLGEMFPNRIRAAALGLAASAQWVANAIITTTFPGLRDFLGGAYGFYAICAALSFVFVWRYVRETKGVSLEDMHAELLTD
- a CDS encoding HAD family hydrolase, producing the protein MRAVLWDMDGTLVDSEKLWDLAVEELYRQHDRVLTAQVRESTVGGSSDSLMQILYADLGLDPDATEMARTADWVHGYVGELFEAGLPWCPGAEAILAELTAARVPTALVTNTQRDLAEKALNSIGRQYFSVTVCGDEVPRGKPAPDPYLRAAELLGVAPGDCLAVEDSVTGSTSAQLAGCAVLVIPNAVRVPPAPRRAFTESLLGLTVADLRDIHAGL
- the metH gene encoding methionine synthase; protein product: MVPNVRPDCTEELTAALRRRILVIDGAMGTAIQRDRPDEAGYRGERFSDWPSDLIGNNDLLTLTQPHIIAEIHREYLQAGADILETNTFNANAISLSDYGMAELSYELNYAGAALARAACDEISTADKPRYVAGALGPTTRTASISPDVNDPAARNVSYDQLVAAYLDAAAGLVDGGADLLIVETIFDTLNAKAAVFAVETLFEQRGRRWPVIISGTITDASGRTLSGQVTEAFWNSIRHAKPIAVGLNCALGAPEMRPYIAEVARIADTFVSCYPNAGLPNAFGEYDESPEHQAGYLAEFADEGLVNLVGGCCGTAPAHIAAIAAVVEGKAPRQVPQIPVATRLAGLEPLNITDDSLFVNIGERTNITGSARFRNLIKAADYDTALSVALQQVEVGAQVIDINMDEGMIDGVAAMDRFTKLIAGEPDISRVPVMIDSSKWEVLETGLKNVQGKPIVNSISMKEGEEKFIREARLCRKYGAAVVVMAFDEQGQADNLQRRKDICGRAYRVLTEQVGFPAEDIIFDPNCFALATGIEEHANYGLDFIQACAWIKENLPGVHISGGISNVSFSFRGNNPVREAIHAVFLFHAIKAGLDMGIVNAGALVPYDSIDPELRDRIEDVVLNRRADAAERLLEIAERFNSKGQASEDPAAAQWRDLPVRERITHALVKGIDAHVDADTEQLRAEIAAAGGRPIEVIEGPLMDGMNVVGDLFGAGKMFLPQVVKSARVMKKAVAYLLPYIEAEKQPGDVDRSNGTIVMATVKGDVHDIGKNIVGVVLQCNNYTVIDLGVMVPAAKILAAAAEHDADIIGLSGLITPSLDEMVNFAAEMEREGLEIPLLIGGATTSRAHTAVKIAPRRAGPVVWVKDASRSVPVAAALLDDRQRPALLEETAKDYAALRERHAQKNERPMLTLEKARANRTPIDWDGYTPPAPAIGTGVWEFLDYDLAELREYIDWQPFFNAWEMKGRFPDILNNPATGETARKLYDEAQDMLDTLIREKWLTANGVIGFFPANAVGDDIEVYTDDTRTEVRTTLHNLRQQGEHREGIPNRSLGDYIAPKDTGLADYVGAFAVTAGLGSTAKIMEFKEALDDYSAILLESLADRLAEAFAERMHQRVRTEFWANQPDEQLDNDALIGERYVGIRPAPGYPACPEHTEKTTIWALMDVQERTGIELTDSMAMWPGAAVSGWYFAHPQSQYFVVGRMAQDQVADYAKRKGWTLAEAERWLSSSLGYNPED
- a CDS encoding PAC2 family protein; protein product: MPQTDLGDLPELHDTVVVVAFEGWNDAGDAATDAVEHLDTLWSARPLVDIDDESFYDYQVNRPVIRQIDGVTREILWPSMRVSHCRPPGTERDVVLMSGVEPNMRWRTFCAQLLDIVNAVHADTVVILGALLADTPHTRPVPVSGAAYSPESAKHFGLEETRYEGPTGITGVFQDACVAAGIPAVTFWAAVPHYVSQAPSPKATVALLRRLEEVLDVEVPLGELPAQAEEWEQMVTEMTSEDDEIAEYVASLEERGDAEVDLGEQLGKIDGDALAAEFERYLRRRRR